Below is a window of Desulfallas thermosapovorans DSM 6562 DNA.
GGCGATTCCGGGCCGGGGCATCGCCGCTGAAGTAGGTGGGACGAGCGTCCTTTTGGGTACCCGCAGGCTGTTGCAGGAGAAGGGTATTGAGTTGCCCCAAGTTTTCGAAACCGAAATCCAAAGACTGGAGAACGAGGGTAAAACAGTCATGCTGATGGCTCTGGACGGGCTGCCGGCGGCTGTTTTGGCAGTGGCCGACAGCATCAAGGAAACTTCCGTGGAGGCAGTGGCTTTAATGCGCAAAATGGGCTTAGAGGTATGGATGCTCACCGGTGATAACCTGCTGACCGCCCGGGCCATCGCCCGGGCGGCGGGAATAAGTGAGGATCACGTGCTGGCCCAGGTGCTGCCCGAGGATAAGGCCAAAAAAGTTTCCGAATTGCGGGCCAGGGGAATGGTGGTGGGAATGGTGGGCGACGGAATTAACGACGCTCCCGCCCTGGTCGAGGCCGATGTGGGTTTTGCCATCGGCAGCGGAACAGACATTGCCGTTGAGGCCGCTGATATCGTGCTGGTCCGGGGCGACCTGCGCAGCGTGGTGGACAGCATAGCCCTTAGCCGTGTCACCATCCGGAACATCAAGCAAAACCTGTTCTGGGCCTTAATTTACAACATCATCGGCATTCCCGTTGCCGCCCTGGGGTTTTTAAGCCCCGTGGTGGCCGGCACAGCCATGGCTTTCAGTTCCGTGTCGGTGGTTTCCAACGCCCTGCGCATCAAGCGATTCAGACCCCAGCGGTAGATTTTTTCCATTGCATACAGCCCGTCGTGGAACGTTGGGTAATGTCTCTGACTCTCTTAGCTACTGGACTTGGATTTCAAAGAAAGTTTATAATTAGCGAAAAGGAATTTAAAAGGTGGCATTGTTATGTCAGTGATTTTATCGGATAGGGTTTACACCGTTTGGGATTACATGCAGTTGGATGATGGGAACCGGTACGAGTTAATTGGGGGGAAATTGGTTATGGTACCACGGCCAAGGCCGAAACACCAAAGGGTTAGCGGGAAAATATTTTACCAAATTGAGGATTTCCTTAAAAAAAATTTTTTAGGCGTAGTTATACAAGAAGTTGATGTTATTTTAGGATCTGATGTAGTTGCCCCGGACTTGCTTTTCATTGCCAAAGACCGGTTGGATTTAGTGGGCGAGTTAAACATCCAGGGTGCCCCGGACCTGGTGATAGAAATTTTGTCCCCCTCTTCGGCAAGCATAGACCGCAGGAAAAAAAGGAAACTATATTTGGCTAGCGGTGTAAAAGAATACTGGATGGTAGACCCGGATCAGGAGTTGGTGGAAGTGCTTGTAGCAGAGGAAAAAGAATGGCGATGGGCTGGTATATTTGATCGGGAGGATATTTTAACCACGGCACTTTTGCCGGGCCTGGAAATAAGACTGAGTGAAGTATTTAAAGGTTTTAATGTTCGGTAAGGGGAGGTAGCGAAATTGGCCCTTTGTCTCTCCTTGAAGAAATTTACTATTCAATAAATTTATGATAAACAAGGGGAATAGGGCGAGGAATTGTAACTTAACTCTTAATAATAACAATTTGTCTATGTGTTGACAACTATAAATTTAGCATATATTATTTAGTAAAAGGATATTGTTGATAGGATAGTTGAAATCACTAGTATAACTGGGGATGGTAACGGGTGGCCTTGTGCCCCGGTTTTTTCTCGAAACCTCTGAAACTGCGGCTGACAGTTTTAGAGGTTTACTTGCTTACCGGTAACACGATTCAATTTTTTACTAATATAAGTAAAAAGCATGGGAAATTAGCGGCAAATATCCCCTTAGCCAGCATCGGCTTAATATGGTACTTTCACGGGGGTACAATTATGCATGAAACCATTGAGCAGGATGGGCGGCCGGTCCAGGCCAGAGCTTCAGAAAAATTAACAAACTATCTTTGCAAAATGAAAGGCGGCAAGTGTACAGACCTGCCTAAAATATCCTGGTCCGGTTTGTTTTGTTCGGTTTTGGGTAGTTTTACCGGGCTTGGTTTATTAACTATATTATCGGATATGTATAAATTACCGCTATTATTGCCCTCATTTGGAGCCTCAGCCGCGCTATTATATGGTGCCTGCCATTTGCCCATGGCCCAGCCTAGAAATGTTATGGGCGGCCATTTGATATCTGCGTTTATAGGGGTACTGGCATATCAAATGTTTGGCAGTTCCTGGTGGGCTATTACTCTGGGGGTTACCATGGCTATTGTGGCTATGACGGTGACATATACGCTGCACCCACCCGGGGGAGCCACCGCTTTTCTGGCTGTTTATACCGGCCAGGACTTTGGATTTATCATATCCCCCGTCGGAGTTGGTGCCGTGTGTTTGGTTTGCATAGCTTTGCTGGTTAATAATTTATCCAGTGAGCGAAAATACCCAAAATACTGGTACTAAAATGTTATAGATCTATATATTATAGAGTTATATAAAGGGTACTATTTTTTACGAAAATTTTTTCTGACCGGCCAACGAACTAGAGGCGGGTCTTTTTTAGTCCTTGATTGGTCTTAATGTGATACATATCACACCGGCCTTGTGGGTTCCGTAACAGCAACCACCCCTGGATTTAGTTATTATCAACAAAATAACATTTCCAGGGGTGGTAAAGCTTATGCAGGGTACCATTAAACAGGACAGCTACCCGGTTCAAATCAAAGCCGGGGAAAAGCTGCTGAATTACCTTTGTAAAATGAGAGGCGGTAAATGCCCGAACCTGCCTAAAATGTCCCGGTCCGGTTTGCTTTGTTCAGCACTGGGTAGTTTTGCAGGGATCGGTTTGGTGGCCATATTATCGGATATTTATAAATTGCCCCTTTTGTTGCCCTCATTTGGAGCTTCGGCAGTGCTATTATACGCCGCCTGCCACGTGCCCATGGCCCAGCCCAGAAATGTTGTCGGCGGTCATTTGATATCCGCTTTTACGGGTGTGCTGGTGTATCAAATGTTTGGCGATGCCTGGTGGGCCATTGCCCTTGGGGTAACCCTGGCTATTGTGGCCATGACGGCAACATATACGTTACACCCACCCGGAGGGGCTACCGCCTTTTTGGCCGTCTATACCGGCCAGGACTTTGGATTCATTATATCCCCGGTGGGGGTTGGTGCC
It encodes the following:
- a CDS encoding HPP family protein codes for the protein MQGTIKQDSYPVQIKAGEKLLNYLCKMRGGKCPNLPKMSRSGLLCSALGSFAGIGLVAILSDIYKLPLLLPSFGASAVLLYAACHVPMAQPRNVVGGHLISAFTGVLVYQMFGDAWWAIALGVTLAIVAMTATYTLHPPGGATAFLAVYTGQDFGFIISPVGVGALCLVFIALLVNNLSSERKYPDYWY
- a CDS encoding HPP family protein, whose protein sequence is MHETIEQDGRPVQARASEKLTNYLCKMKGGKCTDLPKISWSGLFCSVLGSFTGLGLLTILSDMYKLPLLLPSFGASAALLYGACHLPMAQPRNVMGGHLISAFIGVLAYQMFGSSWWAITLGVTMAIVAMTVTYTLHPPGGATAFLAVYTGQDFGFIISPVGVGAVCLVCIALLVNNLSSERKYPKYWY
- a CDS encoding Uma2 family endonuclease, which translates into the protein MSVILSDRVYTVWDYMQLDDGNRYELIGGKLVMVPRPRPKHQRVSGKIFYQIEDFLKKNFLGVVIQEVDVILGSDVVAPDLLFIAKDRLDLVGELNIQGAPDLVIEILSPSSASIDRRKKRKLYLASGVKEYWMVDPDQELVEVLVAEEKEWRWAGIFDREDILTTALLPGLEIRLSEVFKGFNVR